GAAGGCTTCCCCCAATAAAAAGACCCCAGCCCCCACTCCGATCATTGGGGCTAATAAGGTGAAAGGAACCACTTGGTTTACATCAAGACGACCAATCAATTTGTACCATAAATGATAAGCAATAACGGAAGAGCCTAAAATCGTATAGCAGAGCAGCAGCCAGACATGGGCTTCAGCTTCTTGCACAGCACGTAATTGGTCACTTTCCCAGAAATAGGACATGACAGCTAACACAGGAACTGCAAATAGGCTCATCCATCCCATAATAGCCAAAGGGGGGACATCTTCCAGTTTCTTGATCATAATGTTTGCCCATGCCCAGCAAAAGGCACATAAGATCACGGAAACAATGGAAACAAGTGTGCCCCCCTGTGGTTCACCCGCCAGAAATGCCGCCCCGATAAAGGCCATAGACATCCCCGCCCCACGTTTCAGCCCCAGTTTATCTGCAAAGAAAATGGCGGCTAGAATTGAACTAAACGGCACCCCAAGCTGTAGCAACAAAGCAACCGTTGCCGCATCGGCCCCCTGAAAGCCAACAAAAAACAAACCGAAATGCCCCACCCCTAACACAAGGGCAATGGGGATAATCTGTTTGAGCTGCGCATAGGACAGCCGGAAAAAAGGAAGAAGGATCGCCGCTGTAATCAAAAAGCGAACCACCGTCAGGGTCAATGGCGGAACCGAAGCCACAGAAACTTTAATAGCGGCAAAATTAAACCCCCAGATAATAACCACGCATAATGCTTGGACTGTATCACGGAGGTTCATAAGTTTACTGCCTTGCCTGCTGTCTTTCGCAGACTATGGCATATGTCAGACGGTTGAGTCTAACGAATAACCCGCTGCCCGTACGGTGCGGATGAAATCCGGTTTGTCATCAACACTTAAGGCTTTGCGAAGACGGCGGATGTGCACATCCACAGTGCGGACCTCCACATGAATATCGCGCCCCCAAACTTTATCCAACAGTTGTTCACGTGAGAACACACGACCAGGACGTTCCATCAGAACACGTAATAAACGATATTCCGTTGGACCAAGGTGAATGGGTGTGCTTTCACGCAAAACCTTATGTTCAGATAAATCCATAGAAATATCTTCATAAGAGAGCTTATCTTCAGCCAAAGTCGGGCTAGAACGACGCAACACAGCCTTTGCACGTGCGACCAGTTCATTGGGAGAAAATGGCTTGACGATATAATCGTCCGCACCACTATCCAGTCCACGAATGCGGTCATTTTCTTCACCACGAGCTGTCAGCATAATAATCGGTAAGGATTTTGTGCTTTTACGTTCACGAAGACGACGACAAACCTCAATCCCGCTTAAGCCCGGCAACATCCAGTCAAGAATAAGAAGATCAGGTTCCTCTTCTTCAACCAGCAACATGGCCTCTTCACCATCACCAACACAAAGAGCACGAAAGCCCTCTTTCTCAATATTATAACGAACCAATTCAGCCAGAGGTGGTTCGTCTTCAACGATCAAAACCAATGGGTCCATTTTCGTTTACTCTTCCAAACCTGTAAAACTTGCTTCATCATCTTTTGGGCGTTCATCTTCCAGATGTTTCCCGGTAACAAGGAAGTGGACATTTTCAGCGATGTTGGTTGCATGATCGCCTGCGCGTTCCACATTTTTTGCAATGAACAACAAATGCGTACAAGGCGTGATATTGCGCGGGTCTTCCATCATATAGGTCAGAAGCTCCCGAAACAGGCTGGTATGGAGCTGGTCAACAACCTCGTCTTGCTGACGAATATCAAGAGCTTTACGCTCATCCCGTTCCAGATACGCATCCAACACATTATGTACCATGGATTGCACCAACGAAGACATCCGCGCAATGGTATGAACAGCACCGATTGGTGCAGCACTGGATAAGGTGATCGTGCGTTTTGCGATATTTTTTGAAAGATCCCCAATCCGTTCAAGATCAGAAGATGTTTTCAACGCTGCAATCACGGCACGCAGATCATCGGCAACAGGCTGGCGCAAGGCGAGAATACGGGTTACTTCCGTATTAATTTCCATTTCCAGCTCATCAACCTTCAAATCATCGTGGATAACATCAGCTGCAACTGCTGTATCGCGTTTAACAAGTGCCTCACAGGCACGGCCCAGCTGAGATTCAGCAAGGCCACCCATACGGGCAATGGCGTTATCAAGCTGAGTTAGCTCAGTATCATAAGACTTAACTGTATGGTCTGTAGTATTCATGGATCAAATTACCCGAAACGGCCTGTGATGTAGCCTTTGGTACGCTCATCGACTGGTGAAGTGAAAATTTGTTCTGTTTCGCCATATTCAACCAGATTACCAAGGTGGAAGAAGGCTGTTTGTTGGGAAACACGTGCAGCTTGTTGCATGGAGTGCGTTACGATGACGATTGTGTAAGAGCCACGCAGCTCATCAATCAATTCTTCGATTTTTGCTGTTGCGATAGGGTCAAGTGCAGAGCACGGTTCATCCATCAACAGAATTTCAGGATCAACAGCAATGGCACGGGCAATACACAGACGCTGTTGCTGGCCACCGGACAGCCCTGTTCCCGGTTCTAAAAGGCGGTCTTTGACCTCTTTGAGCAAACCAACCTTTTCAAGACTTGTTTCAACGATTTCATCCATCTCAGCTTTGCTGTTGCCAATTCCATGCAAACGCGGGCCATAGGCCACATTGTCATAAATAGATTTCGGGAACGGGTTCGGCTTTTGGAAAACCATGCCCACCTTTGCACGCAGCAAAACCGTATCGACTTCTTTGGACAGAATGTTCATATCGTCGATCATAATCTCACCTGTGACAGAACAGGTGTCGATTGTATCGTTCATACGGTTAATACAGCGCAGGAAAGTCGATTTGCCACAACCAGACGGGCCAATAAAAGACGTCACCTTGCCTTTGGGCATATCAAGATTGATCCCAAACAGGGCTTCTTTTTCACCGTATTTCACACGCACATCACGAGCTGAAATTTTCACTTCATCTTGTGAAAAAGTAACTGAGTTAACACCGTTAGATGTTGTCCCATTGCTGACATTGACTTGGTTTTCAATATCAACTGCATTTTCTTTTGTCATTGGTTTCATAGCTTTCATTTCCATTATTACCAACGTCGTTCCAGCTTCTTACGCAAGAGAACGGCTAGCGCATTCATGGTGATCAGGAATGCCAACAATACCATGATGGCAGCGGATGTTTTTTCAACAAAGGCACGTTCCGGGCTATCCGCCCACAAATATACCTGTACAGGCAGTACTGTGGCTGGATCAAATGGTGTACCCGGTACGTCTGCAATAAAGGCAACCATACCAATCATCAGCAACGGTGCAGTCTCACCAAGGGCTTGCGCCATACCAATGATAGTCCCAGTCAAAATTCCCGGCAATGCCAAAGGCAACTGATGATGGAAGACAGCCTGCATTTTCGAAGCCCCCACACCAATGGCCGCTTCCATAATAGAAGGCGGGATAGATTTAAGTGCCGCACGTGCGGCAATAATGATCGTCGGTAATGTCATAAGCGCCAACACCATCCCCCCAGCAACCGGGGCTGAACGGGGCATCCCAAATACATTAAGGAAAATTGCCAACCCCAGCAGACCAAACACAATGGAAGGAACCGCAGCCAGGTTGTTAATATTCACCTCAACCAAATCTGTGAATTTGTTTTTCGGTGCAAATTCTTCCAGATAGATCGCTGCCATCACCCCAAGAGGGAAAGACAAGCCCAATGTCACCAACATGGTCAAAGCAGACCCAACCAAGGCCCCTTTGATACCGGCTTGTTCCGGCTCACGAGAATCACCTGCAGAGAAAAAGTTGGTGTTAAAACGTTTTTCAACACGGCCTTCTTTTTCAAGAACTTCAACCCAGGCAATTTCTTTATCTGTAATGGGGCGCGTGCTTTCATCTTCGTTTCGGTCAAAGACATTTTTCACCAGCATGTCGACTTCATCAGATGCCATCACCCAAACGGTTTGCTTGGTCCCAATTAAGCTTGGGTCCGCAACCACCAGATCACGCAATGCATAACCTGCGCTTGAGCTAATCAGACCATATAATTTGCGCTTGTCACGACGTCCCTTCACATCTGCAAACTTGGTGCGTAAGGATTGCTTTACGACACCTGCGTAGTTTGCAAACTGAAGTGTCTTAAGCTCACGCGCACCTTCCGGGTCAATAACGTCTTCATCCAGATAGAATTCAAGCTTTACATAGGTTTGTTGAAAACCCGTGTACCCATTTGAAATAATGCTGGAAAAGAGCATCAAAACACAAAGGAAAGCGAAGATCAGTGCCCCCGCACCAAGCATCTTGAAGCGCGTTTCTGCCGCATGGCGTTTTTTCAAACGCGCCTGGGCTTTTTGCATGGATTCTTTTAACTCAGTCATATTTCTCTCGGTATTTTGCAACAACGCGAAGGGCGATGACATTCAAACAAAGTGTGACACAGAACAAGACCAAACCAAGGGCAAAGGCTGCCAGCGTCTTGGGGCTGTCAAATTCCTGGTCACCAACCAGCAAAGTCACCATCTGGACTGTTGCTGTTGTGACCGCATTTAATGGATTTGCTGTCAGGTTTGCAGACAGGCCAGCCGCCATCACCACGATCATGGTTTCACCAATGGCCCGTGAAATCGCAAGCATGACACCACCAACAATCCCCGGCAATGCAGCAGGAAGAACAACATTAATCACCGTCTCAGATTTTGTCCCGCCCAAAGCATAAGACCCATCACGCAGCGATTGTGGAACGGCGCGGATCACATCATCAGACAGGGAAGAGACAAAAGGAATAATCATGACCCCCATGACAAGACCAGCCGCAAGGGCACTTTCTGAGGCAACTTCCAGCCCCCAGCCTTCACCAATATTGCGAACTGTCGGTGCAACGACCAACGCAGCAAAAAAGCCGTACACAACAGTTGGGATACCGGCAAGGATTTCAAGGACAGGCTTACCAAAGCCACGTACCTTTGGCGTAGCATATTCGGACATGTAAATTGCAGACAACAGCCCAACGGGAACCGCAACACACATGGCAATGAAAGAGATCAACATGGTGCCCGCAAAAATGGGAACTGCACCAAAGGAACCTTCACTGGCGACCTGATCTTTACGCATGGCAATTTGCGGGCTCCATTCCGTACCAAATAAAAAGTCAGTAAATGGAATTTTGCCAAAAAAGCGAATAGCTTCGAAAAGCAGGGAAGAAACAATCCCAATTGTCGTCAAAATTGCGACGATTGAACTTGCCAGCAAAACGTAACGGATGACTTTTTCAACCTGGTCACGTGCTTGCAGCTTTTGACCAATCGTACGAGTGCCAATCACCAAGCCAATAATCGCAAAAGACAGAATAGAAACAGCCAAAGCTGTTGTACCAAACTGTTTCAATTCAATATAACGTTGGGCAGCAACGATTAATTCAGGTGTCGCACGCGATACATCCGTTCCATTTGCTGCAATGAATTTAACATCACTCAAAATACGAGCGAGCATTGCGCTTGATGTTTCCGCAGTTACAGAAGATACACTCCCCAACACCATGGAATTAATAATTTCAGGTTCAAAAATGAACCAGACAACACAAATTAATAAAGCAGGAAGGCCACACCACATCCCAACGTAATAGCCGTAATGTCTGGGCAGTGAATGGAGTTCCCGAATATTCCCTCCGACTGAAGAGACGGCACGGGAGCGTCCCATATAATAGCCAATCAAGGCTAGGATCAGGACCGTTACTGTAAAAATCGTTGCTTGCATAATGCTGCGTTCACAATCTGTAATTATAAAAAC
This sequence is a window from Terasakiella sp. SH-1. Protein-coding genes within it:
- a CDS encoding EamA family transporter; this translates as MNLRDTVQALCVVIIWGFNFAAIKVSVASVPPLTLTVVRFLITAAILLPFFRLSYAQLKQIIPIALVLGVGHFGLFFVGFQGADAATVALLLQLGVPFSSILAAIFFADKLGLKRGAGMSMAFIGAAFLAGEPQGGTLVSIVSVILCAFCWAWANIMIKKLEDVPPLAIMGWMSLFAVPVLAVMSYFWESDQLRAVQEAEAHVWLLLCYTILGSSVIAYHLWYKLIGRLDVNQVVPFTLLAPMIGVGAGVFLLGEAFTIYKMIGGLLTMTGVAIIQFRQMRK
- the phoB gene encoding phosphate regulon transcriptional regulator PhoB: MDPLVLIVEDEPPLAELVRYNIEKEGFRALCVGDGEEAMLLVEEEEPDLLILDWMLPGLSGIEVCRRLRERKSTKSLPIIMLTARGEENDRIRGLDSGADDYIVKPFSPNELVARAKAVLRRSSPTLAEDKLSYEDISMDLSEHKVLRESTPIHLGPTEYRLLRVLMERPGRVFSREQLLDKVWGRDIHVEVRTVDVHIRRLRKALSVDDKPDFIRTVRAAGYSLDSTV
- the phoU gene encoding phosphate signaling complex protein PhoU is translated as MNTTDHTVKSYDTELTQLDNAIARMGGLAESQLGRACEALVKRDTAVAADVIHDDLKVDELEMEINTEVTRILALRQPVADDLRAVIAALKTSSDLERIGDLSKNIAKRTITLSSAAPIGAVHTIARMSSLVQSMVHNVLDAYLERDERKALDIRQQDEVVDQLHTSLFRELLTYMMEDPRNITPCTHLLFIAKNVERAGDHATNIAENVHFLVTGKHLEDERPKDDEASFTGLEE
- the pstB gene encoding phosphate ABC transporter ATP-binding protein PstB, producing MKPMTKENAVDIENQVNVSNGTTSNGVNSVTFSQDEVKISARDVRVKYGEKEALFGINLDMPKGKVTSFIGPSGCGKSTFLRCINRMNDTIDTCSVTGEIMIDDMNILSKEVDTVLLRAKVGMVFQKPNPFPKSIYDNVAYGPRLHGIGNSKAEMDEIVETSLEKVGLLKEVKDRLLEPGTGLSGGQQQRLCIARAIAVDPEILLMDEPCSALDPIATAKIEELIDELRGSYTIVIVTHSMQQAARVSQQTAFFHLGNLVEYGETEQIFTSPVDERTKGYITGRFG
- the pstA gene encoding phosphate ABC transporter permease PstA; amino-acid sequence: MTELKESMQKAQARLKKRHAAETRFKMLGAGALIFAFLCVLMLFSSIISNGYTGFQQTYVKLEFYLDEDVIDPEGARELKTLQFANYAGVVKQSLRTKFADVKGRRDKRKLYGLISSSAGYALRDLVVADPSLIGTKQTVWVMASDEVDMLVKNVFDRNEDESTRPITDKEIAWVEVLEKEGRVEKRFNTNFFSAGDSREPEQAGIKGALVGSALTMLVTLGLSFPLGVMAAIYLEEFAPKNKFTDLVEVNINNLAAVPSIVFGLLGLAIFLNVFGMPRSAPVAGGMVLALMTLPTIIIAARAALKSIPPSIMEAAIGVGASKMQAVFHHQLPLALPGILTGTIIGMAQALGETAPLLMIGMVAFIADVPGTPFDPATVLPVQVYLWADSPERAFVEKTSAAIMVLLAFLITMNALAVLLRKKLERRW
- the pstC gene encoding phosphate ABC transporter permease subunit PstC — protein: MQATIFTVTVLILALIGYYMGRSRAVSSVGGNIRELHSLPRHYGYYVGMWCGLPALLICVVWFIFEPEIINSMVLGSVSSVTAETSSAMLARILSDVKFIAANGTDVSRATPELIVAAQRYIELKQFGTTALAVSILSFAIIGLVIGTRTIGQKLQARDQVEKVIRYVLLASSIVAILTTIGIVSSLLFEAIRFFGKIPFTDFLFGTEWSPQIAMRKDQVASEGSFGAVPIFAGTMLISFIAMCVAVPVGLLSAIYMSEYATPKVRGFGKPVLEILAGIPTVVYGFFAALVVAPTVRNIGEGWGLEVASESALAAGLVMGVMIIPFVSSLSDDVIRAVPQSLRDGSYALGGTKSETVINVVLPAALPGIVGGVMLAISRAIGETMIVVMAAGLSANLTANPLNAVTTATVQMVTLLVGDQEFDSPKTLAAFALGLVLFCVTLCLNVIALRVVAKYREKYD